From one Brachypodium distachyon strain Bd21 chromosome 4, Brachypodium_distachyon_v3.0, whole genome shotgun sequence genomic stretch:
- the LOC100835157 gene encoding aminopeptidase M1-C isoform X2 — MARPRAGAGLLVALLAFVVAAAAAAGGGGRKMASHGEGTDLKASPGAPAPAGGSAAQFRGQARLPRFATPRRYELRLRPDLVACTFTGSVAIAVVVSAPTRFLVLNAADLSVNRASIRFQSLAPTEVVFFKDDDVLVFGFSKQLPLGEGVLQMDYNGTLNDQMRGFYRSKYQYKGKERNMAVTQFESVDARRCFPCWDEPAFKAKFKLTVEVPSDLVALSNMPVANSTFAGPIKTVSFRESPLMSTYLLAVVVGLFDYVEGMTSKGTRVRVYTQIGKSNQGKFALDVAVKSLDLYKDYFDTAYPLPKLDMIAIPDFSAGAMENYGLVTYREVALLFDDKSSSESSKQNIAITVAHELAHQWFGNLVTMEWWTHLWLNEGFATWMSHLAVDSFFPQWNIWTQFLDGTTTALKLDALSESHPIEVEIHHASEVDQIFDAISYEKGASVIRMLQSYLGAERFQKALASYMKKFAYSNAKTEDLWAVLEKETGEPVKDLMTTWTKQKGYPVINAKIKGNDMEIEQAQFLSDGSSGPGTWIVPITSGCGYDTQKKFLLKLKRDKMVIPSQCSDRKKGGNFWTKLNINGTGFYRVKYDDELAAALLNALEAKKLSLMDRIGVVDDSHALSMARQQTMASLLRLLYAYRGETDYSVLSHVNSVTVSVARISVDATPSLAGDIKQLLIKILLPTAEKLGWDPKKGESHLDAMLRPLLLTALVQLGHGKTINEGIRRFNIFLRDRNTPLLPPDTRKNVSSSNRSGYDALRKVYRESAEGEERLNVLGILPSCRDKGIVLESLNFIFTDEVRNQDAYILLRGVQIEAREIAWNWLKENWERISKIFSTSSLLGDFVKTVVPLFTSNEKAAEISKFFATRTKPGFERTLKQSLENIRIGARWIEGIRSEPKLAQTVRELLGKP, encoded by the exons ATGGCTCGGCcacgcgccggcgccgggctgctcgtggctCTCCTCGCATTCGtcgtcgccgctgctgccgccgccggcggcggcggacggaaGATGGCCTCCCACGGCGAG GGCACGGATCTCAAAGCATCTCccggcgcgccggcgccggcgggcggcTCGGCTGCCCAGTTCCGCGGCCAGGCGCGGCTCCCGCGCTTCGCCACGCCGCGCCGCTACGAGCTCCGCCTTCGCCCAGACCTCGTCGCTTGCACCTTCACCGGCTCAGTGGCCATCGCCGTTGTCGTCTCCGCGCCCACCCGCTTCCTCGTGCTCAACGCCGCCGACCTCTCCGTCAACCGCGCCTCCATCCGCTTCCAG AGTTTGGCGCCCACGGAGGTGGTGTTCTTCAAGGACGACGATGTATTGGTGTTCGGGTTCAGCAAGCAGCTGCCGCTTGGCGAGGGCGTGCTCCAGATGGACTACAACGGAACTCTCAACGATCAGATGAGAGGCTTCTATAGGAG TAAGTACCAGTATAAGGGGAAGGAGAGAAACATGGCGGTGACACAGTTTGAATCTGTGGATGCACGGCGATGCTTTCCCTGTTGGGACGAGCCTGCATTCAAG GCTAAGTTCAAGTTGACAGTTGAAGTTCCATCTGACTTGGTAGCACTGTCCAACATGCCTGTAGCTAACTCAACATTTGCTGGTCCTATCAAGACAGTTAGTTTCCGGGAATCACCACTTATGTCAACTTATTTACTGGCCGTAGTCGTTGGTTTGTTTGATTATGTAGAGGGTATGACATCAAAAG GCACGAGAGTTCGTGTGTACACTCAGATTGGTAAGAGTAACCAAGGGAAGTTTGCACTAGATGTTGCAGTGAAATCGTTGGATCTATATAAAGA TTACTTTGACACTGCTTACCCACTTCCCAAGTTGGATATGATTGCCATCCCTGATTTCTCTGCTGGAGCCATGGAGAACTATGGATTGGTCACTTACCGGGAAGTAGCTTTGCTTTTTGACGACAAGTCTTCGTCAGAATCCAGCAAACAAAAT ATCGCAATTACTGTGGCACATGAATTGGCTCATCAATGGTTTGGCAATCTTGTAACCATGGAATGGTGGACTCACTTGTGGCTGAATGAGGGATTTGCTACATGG ATGAGCCATCTGGCAGTAGATTCCTTTTTTCCACAATGGAACATTTGGACGCAGTTTCTCGATGGCACAACCACTGCTCTCAAATTGGACGCGTTATCAGAGTCTCATCCTATTGAG GTTGAAATACACCATGCCAGTGAAGTCGATCAGATTTTTGATGCCATTAGCTACGAGAAGGGTGCTTCTGTTATTCGCATGCTACAAAGTTACCTTGGTGCAGAGCGTTTTCAG AAAGCGTTGGCTTCATATATGAAGAAATTTGCATACTCAAATGCTAAAACCGAGGACCTGTGGGCTGTTCTTGAAAAGGAAACTGGCGAACCTGTCAAGGATTTGATGACTACATGGACAAAGCAGAAAGGGTATCCTGTTATTAATGCAAAAATTAAAGGGAATGACATGGAAATTGAGCAG GCCCAGTTTTTGTCAGATGGATCCTCTGGCCCTGGCACGTGGATTGTCCCCATAACTTCAGGCTGTGGTTATGATACACAGAAAAAGTTCTTATTGAAACTTAAACGTGATAAGATGGTCATTCCTTCACAATGTAGTGACCGTAAGAAGGGTGGCAACTTTTGGACTAAGTTGAATATAAATGGGACTGGATTTTATAGGGTTAAATATGATGACGAACTAGCAGCTGCACTTCTAAATGCATTGGAGGCCAAGAAGCTTTCATTAATGGATAGAATTG GAGTCGTGGACGACTCACATGCGCTTTCTATGGCCCGCCAGCAAACAATGGCGTCATTGCTACGTTTACTGTATGCTTATCGTGGGGAAACTGATTACAGTGTTCTTTCACACGTCAACTCT GTAACTGTAAGTGTTGCCAGAATATCAGTTGATGCTACTCCTAGCTTGGCTGGTGACATCAAACAACTTTTGATCAAGATTCTTCTGCCAACTGCTGA AAAGTTAGGCTGGGACCCCAAGAAAGGTGAGAGCCACCTGGATGCAATGCTTAGACCACTGCTTTTGACTGCCCTTGTCCAACTTGGACATGGCAAGACCATTAATGAAGGAATTAGGCGCTTTAACATCTTCTTACGTGATCGCAAtactccccttcttcctccggatACCAGAAAG AATGTTAGTAGCTCAAACAGATCTGGTTATGATGCTCTTCGAAAAGTCTACAGGGAGTCAGCTGAAGGGGAGGAAAGGTTAAATGTCTTAG GCATATTACCTTCTTGCAGGGATAAGGGTATCGTCCTTGAGTCACTGAATTTTATTTTCACTGATGAG GTCCGCAATCAAGATGCATATATTCTCCTCAGAGGTGTTCAAATAGAGGCACGTGAAATTGCATGGAACTGGTTAAAG GAAAACTGGGAGCGTATCTCAAAGATATTCTCAACAAGCTCACTATTGGGGGATTTTGTCAAAACTGTTGTTCCATTG TTCACCTCCAATGAGAAGGCAGCAGAAATCTCCAAGTTCTTTGCAACCCGCACAAAGCCAGGATTCGAGAGGACGCTGAAGCAGAGCCTCGAGAACATACGGATCGGGGCGAGATGGATCGAGGGCATCAGGAGTGAGCCCAAGCTTGCACAGACGGTGCGTGAGCTCCTGGGAAAGCCCTga
- the LOC100835157 gene encoding aminopeptidase M1-C isoform X1 — protein sequence MARPRAGAGLLVALLAFVVAAAAAAGGGGRKMASHGEGTDLKASPGAPAPAGGSAAQFRGQARLPRFATPRRYELRLRPDLVACTFTGSVAIAVVVSAPTRFLVLNAADLSVNRASIRFQSLAPTEVVFFKDDDVLVFGFSKQLPLGEGVLQMDYNGTLNDQMRGFYRSKYQYKGKERNMAVTQFESVDARRCFPCWDEPAFKAKFKLTVEVPSDLVALSNMPVANSTFAGPIKTVSFRESPLMSTYLLAVVVGLFDYVEGMTSKGTRVRVYTQIGKSNQGKFALDVAVKSLDLYKDYFDTAYPLPKLDMIAIPDFSAGAMENYGLVTYREVALLFDDKSSSESSKQNIAITVAHELAHQWFGNLVTMEWWTHLWLNEGFATWMSHLAVDSFFPQWNIWTQFLDGTTTALKLDALSESHPIEVEIHHASEVDQIFDAISYEKGASVIRMLQSYLGAERFQKALASYMKKFAYSNAKTEDLWAVLEKETGEPVKDLMTTWTKQKGYPVINAKIKGNDMEIEQAQFLSDGSSGPGTWIVPITSGCGYDTQKKFLLKLKRDKMVIPSQCSDRKKGGNFWTKLNINGTGFYRVKYDDELAAALLNALEAKKLSLMDRIGVVDDSHALSMARQQTMASLLRLLYAYRGETDYSVLSHVNSVTVSVARISVDATPSLAGDIKQLLIKILLPTAEKLGWDPKKGESHLDAMLRPLLLTALVQLGHGKTINEGIRRFNIFLRDRNTPLLPPDTRKTAYLSVMQNVSSSNRSGYDALRKVYRESAEGEERLNVLGILPSCRDKGIVLESLNFIFTDEVRNQDAYILLRGVQIEAREIAWNWLKENWERISKIFSTSSLLGDFVKTVVPLFTSNEKAAEISKFFATRTKPGFERTLKQSLENIRIGARWIEGIRSEPKLAQTVRELLGKP from the exons ATGGCTCGGCcacgcgccggcgccgggctgctcgtggctCTCCTCGCATTCGtcgtcgccgctgctgccgccgccggcggcggcggacggaaGATGGCCTCCCACGGCGAG GGCACGGATCTCAAAGCATCTCccggcgcgccggcgccggcgggcggcTCGGCTGCCCAGTTCCGCGGCCAGGCGCGGCTCCCGCGCTTCGCCACGCCGCGCCGCTACGAGCTCCGCCTTCGCCCAGACCTCGTCGCTTGCACCTTCACCGGCTCAGTGGCCATCGCCGTTGTCGTCTCCGCGCCCACCCGCTTCCTCGTGCTCAACGCCGCCGACCTCTCCGTCAACCGCGCCTCCATCCGCTTCCAG AGTTTGGCGCCCACGGAGGTGGTGTTCTTCAAGGACGACGATGTATTGGTGTTCGGGTTCAGCAAGCAGCTGCCGCTTGGCGAGGGCGTGCTCCAGATGGACTACAACGGAACTCTCAACGATCAGATGAGAGGCTTCTATAGGAG TAAGTACCAGTATAAGGGGAAGGAGAGAAACATGGCGGTGACACAGTTTGAATCTGTGGATGCACGGCGATGCTTTCCCTGTTGGGACGAGCCTGCATTCAAG GCTAAGTTCAAGTTGACAGTTGAAGTTCCATCTGACTTGGTAGCACTGTCCAACATGCCTGTAGCTAACTCAACATTTGCTGGTCCTATCAAGACAGTTAGTTTCCGGGAATCACCACTTATGTCAACTTATTTACTGGCCGTAGTCGTTGGTTTGTTTGATTATGTAGAGGGTATGACATCAAAAG GCACGAGAGTTCGTGTGTACACTCAGATTGGTAAGAGTAACCAAGGGAAGTTTGCACTAGATGTTGCAGTGAAATCGTTGGATCTATATAAAGA TTACTTTGACACTGCTTACCCACTTCCCAAGTTGGATATGATTGCCATCCCTGATTTCTCTGCTGGAGCCATGGAGAACTATGGATTGGTCACTTACCGGGAAGTAGCTTTGCTTTTTGACGACAAGTCTTCGTCAGAATCCAGCAAACAAAAT ATCGCAATTACTGTGGCACATGAATTGGCTCATCAATGGTTTGGCAATCTTGTAACCATGGAATGGTGGACTCACTTGTGGCTGAATGAGGGATTTGCTACATGG ATGAGCCATCTGGCAGTAGATTCCTTTTTTCCACAATGGAACATTTGGACGCAGTTTCTCGATGGCACAACCACTGCTCTCAAATTGGACGCGTTATCAGAGTCTCATCCTATTGAG GTTGAAATACACCATGCCAGTGAAGTCGATCAGATTTTTGATGCCATTAGCTACGAGAAGGGTGCTTCTGTTATTCGCATGCTACAAAGTTACCTTGGTGCAGAGCGTTTTCAG AAAGCGTTGGCTTCATATATGAAGAAATTTGCATACTCAAATGCTAAAACCGAGGACCTGTGGGCTGTTCTTGAAAAGGAAACTGGCGAACCTGTCAAGGATTTGATGACTACATGGACAAAGCAGAAAGGGTATCCTGTTATTAATGCAAAAATTAAAGGGAATGACATGGAAATTGAGCAG GCCCAGTTTTTGTCAGATGGATCCTCTGGCCCTGGCACGTGGATTGTCCCCATAACTTCAGGCTGTGGTTATGATACACAGAAAAAGTTCTTATTGAAACTTAAACGTGATAAGATGGTCATTCCTTCACAATGTAGTGACCGTAAGAAGGGTGGCAACTTTTGGACTAAGTTGAATATAAATGGGACTGGATTTTATAGGGTTAAATATGATGACGAACTAGCAGCTGCACTTCTAAATGCATTGGAGGCCAAGAAGCTTTCATTAATGGATAGAATTG GAGTCGTGGACGACTCACATGCGCTTTCTATGGCCCGCCAGCAAACAATGGCGTCATTGCTACGTTTACTGTATGCTTATCGTGGGGAAACTGATTACAGTGTTCTTTCACACGTCAACTCT GTAACTGTAAGTGTTGCCAGAATATCAGTTGATGCTACTCCTAGCTTGGCTGGTGACATCAAACAACTTTTGATCAAGATTCTTCTGCCAACTGCTGA AAAGTTAGGCTGGGACCCCAAGAAAGGTGAGAGCCACCTGGATGCAATGCTTAGACCACTGCTTTTGACTGCCCTTGTCCAACTTGGACATGGCAAGACCATTAATGAAGGAATTAGGCGCTTTAACATCTTCTTACGTGATCGCAAtactccccttcttcctccggatACCAGAAAG ACTGCATACCTCTCTGTAATGCAGAATGTTAGTAGCTCAAACAGATCTGGTTATGATGCTCTTCGAAAAGTCTACAGGGAGTCAGCTGAAGGGGAGGAAAGGTTAAATGTCTTAG GCATATTACCTTCTTGCAGGGATAAGGGTATCGTCCTTGAGTCACTGAATTTTATTTTCACTGATGAG GTCCGCAATCAAGATGCATATATTCTCCTCAGAGGTGTTCAAATAGAGGCACGTGAAATTGCATGGAACTGGTTAAAG GAAAACTGGGAGCGTATCTCAAAGATATTCTCAACAAGCTCACTATTGGGGGATTTTGTCAAAACTGTTGTTCCATTG TTCACCTCCAATGAGAAGGCAGCAGAAATCTCCAAGTTCTTTGCAACCCGCACAAAGCCAGGATTCGAGAGGACGCTGAAGCAGAGCCTCGAGAACATACGGATCGGGGCGAGATGGATCGAGGGCATCAGGAGTGAGCCCAAGCTTGCACAGACGGTGCGTGAGCTCCTGGGAAAGCCCTga